A region of Streptomyces sp. TG1A-60 DNA encodes the following proteins:
- a CDS encoding aminotransferase class V-fold PLP-dependent enzyme encodes MTAPPLASGPQGPGALRPLLDTVLVALREGADARNGPLPAGGPEAVTARMRDALGEALPTEGEPDALHRLIRALAADTADPAHPLCAAHLHTPPLAVAAAADLAASVLNPSLDSWDQAPSASALEALVTRALAQEVRAADALVTTGGTESNHLALLLARETHSATHRAVQLVCGANAHHSLLRAAWLLGLPEPVTIPTPAGTLDPAALDDALTHLHGPLLVAATAGTTDAGLIDPLPEIADRCEAHGARLHIDAAYGGGLLLSDRRRDRLDGLTRAHTVTLDLHKLGWQPAAAGLLAVRDTADLAALHHQADYLNASDDTEAGLPDLLGRSLRTTRRPDILKIAVTLKTLGRTRLGDLVDHVCDLAQEFAALIEAHPRFELYDRPTLSTVLFRPAGASDDTVAAARRHLLHDGRAVIGRALLDGRLWLKATLLNPHTRPAHLAALLDLADLLDPADPAEGHTPT; translated from the coding sequence ATGACCGCCCCGCCCCTCGCCTCAGGACCCCAAGGCCCCGGCGCCCTAAGGCCGTTGCTCGACACCGTGCTCGTCGCACTCCGGGAGGGCGCCGACGCACGGAACGGCCCCCTCCCCGCCGGGGGCCCGGAAGCGGTCACGGCGCGGATGCGGGACGCGCTCGGGGAAGCACTCCCCACCGAAGGCGAACCGGACGCGCTCCACCGACTGATCCGGGCCCTCGCGGCAGACACCGCCGACCCCGCCCACCCCCTGTGCGCGGCCCACCTGCACACCCCGCCCCTGGCCGTGGCCGCCGCCGCGGACCTGGCCGCCTCCGTACTGAACCCCTCCCTCGACTCCTGGGACCAGGCCCCGTCCGCCTCCGCACTCGAAGCCCTGGTCACCCGGGCCCTGGCCCAGGAAGTGCGTGCCGCCGACGCCCTGGTCACCACCGGCGGCACCGAATCCAACCACCTCGCCCTCCTCCTGGCCCGGGAGACACACAGCGCGACACACCGCGCGGTACAGCTCGTCTGCGGAGCCAACGCCCACCACTCCCTCCTCCGCGCCGCCTGGCTCCTCGGCCTGCCCGAACCCGTCACGATCCCCACCCCGGCCGGCACCCTGGACCCCGCCGCCCTCGACGACGCCCTCACCCACCTCCACGGACCCCTCCTGGTCGCGGCCACCGCCGGTACGACCGACGCCGGACTCATCGACCCGCTGCCCGAGATCGCCGACCGCTGCGAGGCCCACGGCGCCCGCCTCCACATCGACGCCGCCTACGGCGGCGGCCTCCTCCTCAGCGACCGGCGCCGAGACCGACTGGACGGCCTCACCCGCGCCCACACCGTCACCCTCGACCTGCACAAACTCGGCTGGCAACCGGCCGCCGCCGGCCTCCTCGCCGTACGCGACACCGCGGACCTCGCCGCACTGCACCACCAGGCCGACTACCTCAACGCGAGCGACGACACCGAAGCCGGCCTGCCCGACCTGCTCGGCCGGTCACTACGGACCACCCGCCGCCCCGACATCCTCAAAATCGCCGTCACCCTCAAGACCCTTGGCCGCACAAGACTCGGCGACCTCGTCGACCACGTCTGCGACCTCGCCCAGGAGTTCGCCGCACTCATCGAGGCACACCCCCGCTTCGAGCTCTACGACCGGCCCACCCTCAGCACGGTCCTCTTCCGCCCCGCCGGGGCCTCCGACGACACCGTGGCAGCCGCACGCCGCCACCTGCTGCACGACGGCCGGGCCGTCATAGGTCGCGCCCTCCTCGACGGCCGCCTGTGGCTCAAAGCCACCCTCCTCAATCCCCACACCCGGCCCGCCCACCTCGCCGCCCTGCTCGACCTCGCAGACCTGCTCGACCCCGCAGACCCCGCAGAAGGACACACCCCCACATGA
- a CDS encoding SidA/IucD/PvdA family monooxygenase gives MSTPPPHEDHAPEAPRDLVGIGIGPANLSLAALAHPLAELDAVFYEQRPTFDWHPGLLIEGATIQVPFLADLVTLADPMSPWSFLNHLKTRDRLYPFYFAERFHIQRAEYDTYCRWVAENLPGLHFAHQVDSVRWNPERDLFEVDFTQLDDNGETAAPGRTHTRNIVLGVGTEPHVPEPLKPLVEAPGVPVIHAADYLGERDRLLAADHVTVIGAGQSGAEVFLDLLRHRPAGREGLHWLGRTEAFAPMEYSKLGLEHFTPDYTRYFHALAEPTRDRLVAAQWQLHKGIGTDTITAIHDELYRRTLDGGWPDAVLTPGVNVRTAGRLATTRVELHLEHIEQGTRSRLTTDAVVLATGYHERPLDRVLAGLDPYMRRDSRERPRVDENFRMILDPSVTASGCHVYVQNAELHTHGVGAPDLGLAAWRSATILNTLTGKEPYPLPSRTAFTTFGLERRPRIPHARQEKALTPLTPLTDTR, from the coding sequence ATGAGCACGCCCCCACCACACGAAGACCACGCACCCGAAGCCCCCCGCGACCTCGTCGGCATCGGCATCGGACCCGCCAACCTCTCCCTCGCCGCCCTCGCCCACCCCCTCGCCGAACTCGACGCCGTCTTCTACGAACAGCGCCCCACCTTCGACTGGCACCCCGGGCTGCTCATCGAGGGCGCCACCATCCAAGTGCCCTTCCTCGCCGACCTGGTGACCCTCGCCGACCCGATGAGCCCCTGGTCCTTTCTGAACCACCTCAAAACCCGCGACCGGCTCTACCCCTTCTACTTCGCCGAGCGGTTCCACATCCAGCGCGCCGAGTACGACACCTACTGCCGATGGGTCGCCGAGAACCTGCCCGGACTCCACTTCGCCCACCAGGTCGACTCCGTGCGCTGGAACCCCGAACGCGACCTGTTCGAGGTCGACTTCACCCAGCTCGACGACAACGGAGAAACCGCGGCGCCCGGCCGCACCCACACCCGGAACATCGTGCTCGGCGTCGGCACCGAACCCCATGTGCCCGAACCCCTCAAGCCGCTCGTCGAGGCACCCGGCGTGCCCGTCATCCACGCCGCGGACTACCTCGGCGAGCGCGACCGCCTGCTCGCCGCCGACCACGTCACGGTGATCGGCGCGGGACAGTCCGGCGCCGAGGTCTTCCTCGACCTGCTGCGCCACCGGCCCGCCGGACGCGAGGGACTGCACTGGCTCGGCCGTACGGAGGCGTTCGCCCCCATGGAGTACTCCAAACTGGGCCTGGAACACTTCACACCCGACTACACCCGCTACTTCCACGCCCTGGCCGAACCGACCCGGGACCGGCTCGTGGCCGCCCAGTGGCAGCTCCACAAGGGCATCGGCACCGACACGATCACCGCCATCCACGACGAGCTGTACCGCCGCACCCTCGACGGCGGCTGGCCCGACGCCGTCCTCACCCCCGGCGTCAACGTCCGCACAGCCGGCCGCCTCGCCACCACCAGGGTCGAGCTGCACCTCGAACACATCGAACAGGGCACCCGCTCCCGCCTCACCACCGACGCCGTCGTCCTCGCCACCGGCTACCACGAGCGCCCCCTGGACCGCGTCCTCGCCGGCCTCGACCCGTACATGCGGCGCGACAGCCGCGAGCGGCCCCGCGTCGACGAGAACTTCCGCATGATCCTCGACCCGTCCGTCACCGCCTCCGGCTGCCACGTCTACGTCCAGAACGCCGAACTGCACACCCACGGCGTCGGCGCCCCCGACCTCGGCCTCGCCGCCTGGCGCAGCGCCACCATCCTCAACACCCTCACCGGCAAGGAGCCCTACCCGCTCCCCAGCCGCACGGCCTTCACCACCTTCGGCCTCGAACGCCGGCCGCGGATCCCGCACGCCCGGCAGGAGAAAGCCCTCACCCCCCTGACCCCGCTCACCGACACAAGGTAA